In Isoptericola jiangsuensis, the following proteins share a genomic window:
- a CDS encoding DNA topoisomerase IB: MRLRRVSVSTPGYSRRAKGDGWVFLDVDALPLTDEAEVVRCTRLAVPPAWSDVWICRYANGHVQAFGRDAAGRGQYLYHEQWSARRARRKHDHVLEVGRRLPGARRTVSRDLALPGLPRPKALALAFRLLDEAYFRAGGEVYARRHRSFGLATIRKEHATVRRDGSVHFRYPAKSGQVRDVLVEDPVVAQVVSTLKRRRGGAELLAWREERSRGGVVWHDVSSADVQRDVKDRLGEDATPKDFRTWHATVLTARALAAVEPPSSERGRRRVVTGIVRDVAEELGNTPAVARSSYIDPRLFDLWEQGRTIGGVSSRSAAERAVLELLS, translated from the coding sequence ATGCGTCTGCGTCGTGTGTCGGTGTCCACGCCCGGGTACTCCCGCCGGGCGAAGGGTGACGGGTGGGTGTTCCTCGACGTCGACGCGCTGCCGTTGACGGACGAGGCGGAGGTGGTGCGCTGCACCCGCCTGGCGGTGCCGCCGGCGTGGTCGGACGTGTGGATCTGCCGGTACGCGAACGGTCACGTGCAGGCGTTCGGCCGGGATGCCGCGGGGCGGGGCCAGTACCTGTACCACGAGCAGTGGAGCGCGCGGCGGGCGCGGCGCAAGCACGACCACGTGCTGGAGGTGGGGCGGCGGCTGCCGGGCGCGCGGCGCACGGTGTCGCGTGACCTGGCCCTGCCGGGGCTGCCGCGGCCGAAGGCGTTGGCGCTGGCGTTCCGGCTGCTGGACGAGGCGTACTTCCGCGCGGGTGGTGAGGTGTACGCGCGGCGGCACCGCAGCTTCGGGCTGGCGACGATCCGCAAGGAGCACGCGACGGTGCGGCGTGACGGGTCGGTGCACTTCCGGTACCCGGCGAAGTCGGGTCAGGTGCGGGACGTGCTGGTGGAGGACCCGGTGGTCGCGCAGGTGGTGTCGACGTTGAAGCGCCGCCGGGGCGGCGCGGAGCTGCTGGCGTGGCGGGAGGAGCGGTCCCGGGGCGGCGTGGTGTGGCACGACGTGTCGAGCGCGGACGTGCAGCGGGACGTGAAGGACCGGTTGGGCGAGGACGCGACGCCGAAGGACTTCCGCACGTGGCACGCGACGGTGCTGACGGCGCGGGCGCTGGCGGCGGTGGAGCCGCCGTCGTCGGAGCGGGGGCGGCGCCGCGTGGTGACGGGGATCGTGCGGGACGTGGCCGAGGAGCTGGGCAACACCCCGGCGGTGGCACGGTCGTCGTACATCGATCCGCGGTTGTTCGACCTGTGGGAGCAGGGGCGCACGATCGGGGGCGTGTCGTCCCGGTCGGCGGCGGAGCGCGCGGTGCTGGAGCTGCTGTCGTGA
- a CDS encoding acyl-CoA thioesterase, whose protein sequence is MTHTSPDPLDRLLATLELHEIEGWGPRGEEDVWRGRSLPGPARRVYGGQVLAQALMACGRTVEADRLPHSLHAYFLREGGLDEPIDFAVERLRDGRSFSARRTHAIQSGKPILTLTASFQTDQPGYEAYQPAPSDVPDPEDVPSAVDVLGRIDHPAARFWSHEAAFDLRHVGGSIFLGPDPDPSPVQRVWVRARHEIASDDLLLHRALLAFACDQMMLEPVLRQAGRSWRDIGATVPMASLDHAMWFHRDARADEWLLYVQESPGAQGGRGMGLARVYDRRGALVASIAQEGMVRLEA, encoded by the coding sequence ATGACGCACACCTCCCCTGACCCGTTGGACCGCCTGCTGGCGACGCTGGAGCTGCACGAGATCGAGGGCTGGGGCCCGCGCGGCGAGGAGGACGTGTGGCGCGGGCGCTCCCTGCCGGGGCCGGCGCGGCGGGTGTACGGCGGGCAGGTGCTGGCGCAGGCGCTGATGGCGTGCGGGCGCACGGTGGAGGCGGACCGGCTGCCGCACTCGTTGCACGCGTACTTCCTGCGCGAGGGCGGTCTGGACGAGCCGATCGACTTCGCGGTGGAGCGGCTGCGGGACGGCCGGTCGTTCAGCGCGCGGCGGACGCACGCGATCCAGTCGGGCAAGCCGATCCTGACGTTGACGGCGTCGTTCCAGACGGACCAGCCGGGGTACGAGGCGTACCAGCCGGCGCCGTCGGACGTGCCGGACCCGGAGGACGTGCCGTCGGCGGTCGACGTCCTGGGTCGGATCGACCATCCGGCGGCGCGGTTCTGGTCGCACGAGGCGGCGTTCGACCTGCGGCACGTGGGCGGTTCGATCTTCCTGGGGCCGGACCCGGACCCGTCGCCGGTGCAGCGGGTGTGGGTGCGGGCGCGGCACGAGATCGCGTCGGACGACCTGCTGCTGCACCGGGCGCTGCTGGCGTTCGCGTGCGACCAGATGATGCTGGAGCCGGTGCTGCGGCAGGCGGGCCGGTCGTGGCGGGACATCGGTGCGACGGTGCCGATGGCGAGCCTGGACCATGCGATGTGGTTCCACCGGGACGCGCGTGCGGACGAGTGGCTGCTGTACGTGCAGGAGTCGCCGGGTGCGCAGGGCGGCCGCGGCATGGGTCTGGCGCGGGTGTACGACCGGCGCGGTGCGCTGGTGGCGAGCATCGCGCAGGAGGGCATGGTGCGCCTGGAGGCCTGA
- a CDS encoding globin — protein sequence MTTPSFFEEVGGHDVFVRLVDVFYDGVATDEVLRPMYPEEDLGPAKVRLTMFLEQYWGGPSTYSEQRGHPRLRMRHAPFKVNPDARDRWLLHMRTAVDALDLAPAHESQLWDYLERAAFSLLNTFEE from the coding sequence GTGACGACCCCCAGCTTTTTCGAGGAGGTCGGCGGGCACGACGTCTTCGTCCGGCTCGTCGACGTGTTCTACGACGGTGTGGCGACCGACGAGGTGCTGCGCCCCATGTACCCCGAGGAGGACCTCGGTCCTGCCAAGGTGCGCCTGACGATGTTCCTGGAGCAGTACTGGGGCGGTCCGTCGACGTACAGCGAGCAGCGGGGTCACCCGCGGCTGCGGATGCGGCACGCGCCGTTCAAGGTGAACCCGGACGCGCGGGACCGCTGGCTGCTCCACATGCGCACGGCGGTCGACGCCCTCGACCTGGCCCCGGCCCACGAGTCCCAGCTGTGGGACTACCTGGAGCGTGCGGCGTTCAGCCTCCTCAACACCTTCGAGGAGTGA
- a CDS encoding glucose PTS transporter subunit EIIB: MSKAEDILEALGGTANVVELEPCITRLRVQVSDPALVDEDGLKSSGAFGVVRSGRIIQVIVGPEADNLAAELDGRLASA; the protein is encoded by the coding sequence ATGAGCAAGGCGGAAGACATCCTCGAGGCGCTCGGCGGCACGGCCAACGTGGTCGAGCTGGAGCCCTGCATCACCCGGTTGCGCGTGCAGGTGTCCGACCCCGCCCTCGTCGACGAGGACGGCCTGAAGTCCTCCGGGGCGTTCGGCGTCGTCCGGTCCGGGCGCATCATCCAGGTCATCGTCGGGCCCGAGGCCGACAACCTCGCCGCCGAGCTCGACGGCCGGCTCGCCTCGGCCTGA
- a CDS encoding mechanosensitive ion channel family protein — MLISPTAMNLWYATTPSPDPSTSEGVLEQTSDAVGQAGRSFWEWFSGWPLHVIVILVVGVVLLVVLRRVISHVTERIAVGAPKGTEGSWKDWMRRTPLVEDAIAVANPLANERRAQRARTVGSVLNSAANIVIGVMIVLSILAELGMNVGPLLASAGLVGVAIGFGAQSLVTDFISGIFILIEDQYGVGDVVDLGSGAEGVIEEVQLRTTQVRAVDGTLWWVRNGEILRAGNRTQRWSRAVAEVRVPVDSDISTVRAALDRAAETVAADETFAAEFIEPPAVRSGVDMVSDISMTFTILAQVRPGMQWEVSRALLLAAQAELRAAGIRRGETSTRTAAATDVENP, encoded by the coding sequence GTGCTGATCTCACCCACCGCCATGAACCTGTGGTACGCCACGACGCCGTCCCCCGACCCGTCGACCAGCGAGGGCGTGCTGGAGCAGACGAGCGACGCGGTCGGCCAGGCCGGCAGGTCGTTCTGGGAGTGGTTCAGCGGCTGGCCGCTGCACGTCATCGTCATCCTCGTCGTCGGCGTCGTCCTGCTGGTGGTGCTGCGCCGCGTGATCAGCCACGTGACGGAGCGGATCGCGGTCGGCGCGCCGAAGGGCACGGAGGGGTCCTGGAAGGACTGGATGCGCCGGACCCCGCTGGTCGAGGACGCGATCGCGGTGGCGAACCCGCTGGCGAACGAGCGGCGCGCGCAGCGCGCGCGCACCGTGGGGTCGGTGCTGAACTCGGCGGCGAACATCGTCATCGGCGTCATGATCGTGCTGAGCATCCTGGCGGAGCTCGGCATGAACGTGGGCCCGCTGCTCGCGTCGGCCGGTCTCGTGGGCGTCGCGATCGGCTTCGGCGCGCAGTCGCTCGTCACGGACTTCATCTCGGGCATCTTCATCCTCATCGAGGACCAGTACGGCGTGGGTGACGTCGTCGACCTCGGGTCGGGCGCCGAGGGCGTCATCGAGGAGGTGCAGCTGCGCACCACGCAGGTGCGCGCCGTCGACGGCACCCTGTGGTGGGTGCGCAACGGCGAGATCCTGCGGGCGGGCAACCGGACGCAGCGCTGGTCGCGCGCGGTGGCGGAGGTGCGCGTCCCGGTGGACTCCGACATCTCGACCGTGCGGGCCGCGCTGGACCGCGCGGCGGAGACCGTCGCCGCGGACGAGACGTTCGCGGCCGAGTTCATCGAGCCGCCGGCGGTGCGCAGCGGCGTCGACATGGTCTCGGACATCTCGATGACGTTCACGATCCTGGCGCAGGTGCGTCCGGGCATGCAGTGGGAGGTGTCCCGGGCGCTGCTCCTCGCCGCGCAGGCCGAGCTGCGCGCGGCGGGCATCCGGCGCGGCGAGACGTCGACGCGGACCGCGGCGGCCACGGACGTCGAGAACCCGTGA